The genomic segment GGAGGCATTGACCTATCCGTCGGCTCCATCATAGCCCTGACCACCGTCACCATCGCCGCATCGCTCCAGGCTGATCTGTCACCCCCTGTTGCCGCGCTCATCGGCATACTCACAGGCGCGCTGTGTGGCCTTGTCAACGGCCTGATCATCACCCGTTTTCGCGTCGTGCCTTTTATCGTCACACTCGGCACGCTACTGCTCGTGCGCGGCATTGCCAAAGGACTGGCCAGCGAACAAAAAATCGACGCCCCCCTCACCTATCTCATCGACCTGCTCGCAGCACTACCGCAAGGTGCGTGGTGGATATTCCCACCCGGCGTATGGCTCCTCATCATCCTCGCCCTGCTCACCGGCGGATTCCTCGCCTATACCCGCCCTGGCAAACACATCGTCGCCATTGGATCCAACGAGAACACAGCTCGCCTGTGCGGCATCCGCGTCGAAGCCACCAAATTACTCGTCTATACCCTCGCCGGAACATCCGCAGGCATAGCCGGGCTCCTCCAATTTTCTCGCCTCACCGTAGGCGATCCCACGGTCGCTGTTGGCCTCGAACTCGACGTCATTGCAGCCGTTGTCATCGGCGGGGGCAGCCTCTCAGGCGGCGAAGGCTCAGTACTCGGCAGCGTGGTCGGCGCCCTGATCATGACCGTCATCCGCTCTGGCTGTTCGCAAATGGGCCTGCCAAATTGGGTACAAGAAATCGTCACCGGCATTATTATAGTCATCGCCGTGGCAGTCGATAGACTGAGACATCGAGAAAGATAGACGAAGTAATCCAGTCTATTTTTTGCAACTTATTTTTCATACCTGAGTTAGAAAAAACATATCTTATTGCAGACCCGAGCCAACGACGTGGCTCATTCACCCATTCCAAGGAGTACACCCATGCAAACCCTACGCACGCTCTCCCTCATCGCCCTCGCCTTTTTGTTCACCACAGCCCCTGCCTTTGCAGGCACCGTCGAAGTAGAAGGCGAAGGCACACCAGCCCTGTACGTGGTCAAAGTACACGCTGACTGGTGCGGCTCCTGCAAGGCACTGGTGCCCATTCTCGACGAAGTCCGAGAAACCATGTCTGCCGAGCCTGTTCTCTTTCTTACCCTGGACGTGACCGACGCAGACCGCACCGGCCAAGCCCGTTTGCTGGCCGCAGCCCTCGGCATAGAGCAACATCTCAAAACCAATAACAAGACCGGGCTGGTCCTGGTCATCAACCCCTCGGACAAAACCCTGCTGGAAACCCTGACTAAGGAAAACACCGCCGATGAAATGATCGGCAAAATCGAGGCCCATATTGCCGAAACTGCGGACGAAGACGAGGACATGGACATGTGAGGCAAGAGATCGAATTACGGTGCATCGCTTAGCGAACGCTGGGCGATGTACCTGAAAAATCAACTATATCAAAACTGCAATTATCGGAATCAACACATGAACAAAGACACTGCATTTCAAATGGGAGCCTCAAACCTGCGTTTTGGGGTGGGAACAACGCGAGAGATCGGCATGGACCTGTCCGACATGGGCCTTGAGCGCGTCCTCGTCATCACCGACCCCAACCTCGTCGATCTCCCCCCCGTTCAAACCGCGCGCGAGCGCCTCGAATCTGAAGGCATAGAATACGATCTGTTCGATCGCGTCCGCGTGGAACCCACAGATATTTCCTTCAAAGACGCCATCGCAGTCGCCACAGAAGGTGCTTACGAAGGCTATGTCGCCATCGGGGGCGGTTCATCTATCGACACTGCAAAAGCGGCCAATCTATTTGCAACCTATCCCGACGACTTCTTCGCCTATATCAACGCGCCCATCGGCCAGGGCAAACCCGTTCCCGGCCCAGTCAAACCCCTCTTTGCCATACCCACCACAGCCGGCACGGGAAGTGAAACCACGGGCGTAGCCATCTGACCGCCACGTCAAAACCGGCATTGCACACCGCTATCTCAAACCCGACCTCGCCATCGTCGATCCCGAAAACACGCGCACCATGCCGCCTTCCATCGCGGCAGCAACCGGCCTCGATGTCCTTTGCCACGCCCTCGAATCCTTTACCGCCATCCCCTATACCGAACGCCCCAGACCCAATCGCCCAATCGAACGCCCCGCCTATCAGGGCGCCAATCCCATTTCCGACATGTGGGCACTCAAAGCCATTGAAATGACCACGCAATACCTGCCCCGCGCGGTTCGCAACCCCGATGATGACGAAGCCCGCGCGCAAATGATCCTCGCTGCATCGCTCGCCGGCATCGGCTTTGGCAATGCAGGCGTTCACCTCTGCCACGGCATGTCGTATCCCGTCTCAGGTATGGTGCGGGACTTCAAACCCAAAGGCATGATCACGGACCATGCCATTATCCCACACGGCATGTCCGTCGTCCTCAACGCCCCTCCCGTCTTTCGATTCACAGGACCCGCGCGACCAGACCGCCACCTTCGGGCTGCCCAGATCATGGGCGCTGATATCTCCAACGCATCTCCCGACGAAGCGGGCCACATTCTCGCCGATCAAATCGTAGCTATGATGAAGCAACTCGAAGTGCCCAATGGTCTGTCAGCAATCGGCTTCACCGAAAGCGACATTCCCGCACTCGTCGAAGGCACCCTCCCCCAACACCGCGTCACCAAACTCTCACCGCGCCCCGCAGAAGCCGAAGACCTAAAAGCCTTGTTCAAAGATGCAATGATCGCATGGTAATCAAAGGTTGCCATTCTGTTTCCGAAATATTATGATGTAAGCACCAACAGCATTGATATACAGGCATAACAGGAGGGGGTTTCGTGGACGCTAAACTAATCTGGCTTTTTGCTTTTGTGGGACTTTACTGGGCATACTGTCTCTTCTGGGGTGTCCGAGGCGCCATTTCCTCACGCACATCAACCGACTACTTCGTGGCCGGGCGCACCATTGGCTTATGGGTATTTGTTCTCGCGGCCACCGCCACCAGCTTTTCCGGCTGGACCTTTGTAGGACACCCCGGCAAAATCCTCATCGATGGCCTGCCCTACGCATTCGCTTCCTTCTACGCCCTCACAATTCCCTTTACTGGCGTGCTCTTTTTGCGCCGCCAATGGGTTGTTGGGCGAGCTTTTGAACACATCACCCCCGGCGAAATGTACACCACCTACTACGGTGGCAATGGCATGCGCCTACTCACGGTTCTCGTAGCCTTCCTCTTTTCAGTACCTTATCTCGGCGTACAACTCCGCGCCTCTGGCGACCTCTTCCACGTACTCACCGACGGCATGATCGGTATTGAAGTGGGGATGTTTGCCCTCTCTGCCATTGTTATGATATACGTCGCATCCGGCGGTCTCCGCTCCGTTGCCTATGTTGACTGCGCCCAGTGCATATTGCTCGCCCTCGGCATTGTCATCCTGGGGGGCGTCGCCATCAGCTTTGCAGGGGGGTGGGGCGGATTTACCGACGGTCTTGCAGCCTATGTCAAACAAGACCTCGCATCGGGTCAAAAACTCACCCCCGCCGGCCACTCGAACATCGTGGCTATGCCGGGAACTATCCAGGCTGTATCTTCAGGGGCAGAAGCACAGGGCAGCGTGTGGACCGGCATGATGTGCCTCACCTACATGTTCGCGCTCATGGGCATCCAATCCTCACCCGCTTTTTCCATGTGGTGCTTTTCCAACAAAACCAGCGAGCCCTTCCGCTGGCAGCAAGTCGTGGCATCCTCGATTATCATCGGCATCATCCTCTTCTCCTTTACCATCTTTCAGGGCATTGGGGGCAACATCCTCATTGCAAATGGTATCTTTGAATCCGCCAATGACAAAAACCTCGTCCCCCAACTCATCAACCTGCTCACCGACGCGGCTCCCTGGCTCGTCGGCTTGCTCGCGGTTTGTGCCCTCGCCGCAATGCAATCCACTGGCGCTGCTTATATGTCCACCTTCTCCGGCATGGTCACGCGAGATCTCTACAAACAATACGTCGCC from the Gemmatimonadota bacterium genome contains:
- a CDS encoding ABC transporter permease, with product MNHLSRFAPLLGLFAVYGLFSILGPDSFSSGRNLETIARQTAIVGTAALGMTLVIIAGGIDLSVGSIIALTTVTIAASLQADLSPPVAALIGILTGALCGLVNGLIITRFRVVPFIVTLGTLLLVRGIAKGLASEQKIDAPLTYLIDLLAALPQGAWWIFPPGVWLLIILALLTGGFLAYTRPGKHIVAIGSNENTARLCGIRVEATKLLVYTLAGTSAGIAGLLQFSRLTVGDPTVAVGLELDVIAAVVIGGGSLSGGEGSVLGSVVGALIMTVIRSGCSQMGLPNWVQEIVTGIIIVIAVAVDRLRHRER
- a CDS encoding sodium:solute symporter family protein — its product is MDAKLIWLFAFVGLYWAYCLFWGVRGAISSRTSTDYFVAGRTIGLWVFVLAATATSFSGWTFVGHPGKILIDGLPYAFASFYALTIPFTGVLFLRRQWVVGRAFEHITPGEMYTTYYGGNGMRLLTVLVAFLFSVPYLGVQLRASGDLFHVLTDGMIGIEVGMFALSAIVMIYVASGGLRSVAYVDCAQCILLALGIVILGGVAISFAGGWGGFTDGLAAYVKQDLASGQKLTPAGHSNIVAMPGTIQAVSSGAEAQGSVWTGMMCLTYMFALMGIQSSPAFSMWCFSNKTSEPFRWQQVVASSIIIGIILFSFTIFQGIGGNILIANGIFESANDKNLVPQLINLLTDAAPWLVGLLAVCALAAMQSTGAAYMSTFSGMVTRDLYKQYVAPDASDSVQKLCGRIFVIVVTVVALFVAAQFTGAIVMLGGLAVAYGFQMYPALMGVCYFPWLTRKGVVWGLVAGLIAVTLTDRTVAVFGLPWGAFPLTIHSAGWGIFANLIIALLVSKLGSENNGEREKREKHHAFIQAVSGLTDDQKKWVTPAWILTVLWFLVGFGPFATVGNTLFSDPNTPATWAPFGLPSLWVWQLLMLIFGIFVMWMLAFKVGLSKPVPIEDVTSQRKAFFEK
- a CDS encoding thioredoxin family protein; this encodes MQTLRTLSLIALAFLFTTAPAFAGTVEVEGEGTPALYVVKVHADWCGSCKALVPILDEVRETMSAEPVLFLTLDVTDADRTGQARLLAAALGIEQHLKTNNKTGLVLVINPSDKTLLETLTKENTADEMIGKIEAHIAETADEDEDMDM